Below is a window of Haloterrigena alkaliphila DNA.
CCCCGACATCAAGGCCTCGAACACGAGCGTCGTTCTCAACGCGGTCTGCGAGAACGAACAGTTCGAACTCGACGTCGAAGACGACTGATTCGAGCGAGAGCCGACGTATCGACCGTTTTCCGACCCCGAGAGACGCGCCCGTCCAGCCGCGGCCGCCGCGAACGGCGACGCCGACCCTCTCAGTCGTCTCCCTCGAGCAGCGCTTCGGCGGCCGTCTCGCGGTCACCCGCCTGTGCCGCCCACAGCGTCGCGTACTGCCCGTCCGCGTCCAGTAGCTCCTCGTGGCTCCCCCGTTCGACGATTTCGCCGTCCTCGACGACGAGGATCGTGTCCGCGTCCGTGACCGTCGAGAGACGGTGGGCGATCGCCAGCGTCGTGCGGTCCGCGGTGAGTCGATCGATCGACCGCTGGATCTGCAACTCCGTCCACGTGTCGACGGCGCTGGTCGCCTCGTCCAGCACGAGGATCTCGGGATCCGCGAGAACGGCGCGGGCGAGCGCGATCCGCTGGCGCTGTCCCCCGGAGAGCTTGACGCCGTTCTCGCCGACTCGCGTCTCGTAGCCCTCGGACAGGTCGGTGACGAACGCGTGGGCCTGCGCCGCTTTCGCGGCCTCGCGGACCGCTTCCTCGTCGGCGTCGAACCGACCGTACCGGATGTTGTCCGCGACGGTGCCGTCGAAGAGGACCGTCTCCTGACTGACGTAGCCGACGCTCGATCGCAGGTCGGCCAGCGAGAGCTCGCGGACGTCGTGGTCGTCGATTCGGATCGATCCCGACTGCACGTCGTACAGGCGGAGCAGGAGTTTGACGAGCGTCGACTTCCCGGCGCCGGTCGGGCCGACGAACGCGACCGTCTCGCCGGGTTCGGCCGCGAAGGAGACGTCTCGAATCACGGCCTCGTCGAACGCCGTCTCCTCGCCGACGTGGGCCTCGCTGGCGTCGTAGCTGAACGTGACGTTCTCGTACGCGACGCGGCCCTCGACCGACTCGAGCGCGACCGGATCGTCGGGGTCGGCGACGTGGACGGGGACGTCCATCAGCCCGAAGACGCGCTCGCTCGAGGCCTTCGCGTTCTCGTACTGGTCGACGATGTTCGAGACCTCGGCCAGCGGGTCGACGATCCGCTGGGTCAGGAAGAGGAAGACGACGAAGTCGCCGACCGAAAGCGTCCCGGTCAGGGGGCCGGGCGCCGTCCCCGTCGCGAGCCAGTAGCCGCCGACGAGGAAGGTGCCGGCGAAGGCCAGTCCGGCGAGCAGTTCCATGCCGGGCCGGTAGAAGTACGAGAGTCGGAGGACGGCCATCGTGTCCTCGTAGAGGCGCCGCGAGGCCCCGCGGACGCGGTCGATCTCGTGGGCCTCGCTGTCGGTCGTCTTCGTCAGGGTGACGCCGGAGATGCTGTTCTCGAGGCGGGTGTTCAGCGCTCCGACCGCGGAGCGCTGGCGGGCGTAGCGCGGTTCGACCGCGCGCATGAACCAGATCGTGAAGGCGACCATCGCCGGGACGGCGACCAGCGTCACGATCGCCAGTTGCCAGTTGAGGTAGAAGAGGACGGCGGCGATCCCCCCGACCATCACCAGCAGTCGCGCGGAGTTCATCAGCGCGTTGTCGAGGAACATCTCGAGGTTCTGCGTGTCGTTGTTCAACACCGCCATGACCTCGCCGGTCTCCTTGTCGTCGAAGAAGGTCATGTCCAGGCGCTGCATCTTCTCGAAGCAGTCGACCCGCACCGCGTGCATCACGCCGTGGGCGAACAGGTTCGCGGTGACGCCGTAGATCCAGGTGAAGACGGCGACGACGAGAAAGGAGACGGCGACGGCGCCGATGGTGAACCAGAACTGCGCCATCTGTGCGGTCGGCAGCCACGCGTCGGGCACCAGCGGCAGTTCGAACGACCCGTCGTTGGCGAAGATGGCGTCGATGGCGACCCCCAGCAGGAGCGGCGGGACGAGACTCGCCATCCGCGCGACGAAGTTCGCGACCATCCCGGCGGTGAACCAGCCCAGCCGGTCGGGGCCGTACTCGCGGAAGAGTCTCGAGAGCGGGCGCTCGACGTCCTCGCGGTAGGCGTCGAACGGCGTCTCCTCCTCGTGCGTACTCACTGGACGATCGTTTCGGTGCGAAATATAAACCGGGCTCGGTTCCGCTCGAGTCCCCTCGAGGCGTGTCTGGTTCCGCGTCTCCAACTGCCGCCGCCCACGTCCTCGCTACCGGTAGTACAGCAACACCAGACCGAGCGCGAGGAGCCCGATTCCCCACCACAGCGAATCGCCGGGCAGGGCCTTCAGGACCAGCGTGACGATACCGGAGGTGAACAGCGACCAGCCGAATGTTGTCTGGGAGGACATAGGCATCGTACCGGCCCCAGCGCAAAAGATCACCGGCCTGCCACGAAACGGATGGGATTCAGGAGTCGGCAGTCGGACAGAAACACCTGCTCGGGAAATCGGATGGTTACAGATACAAATCGATACTCGACGAATTTGCCTCGAGCCGAGCATCGGCGAGTGAGCGGTTCGGAGAACCCGAGCGGTGCGCGGTTCGGAGCGAGCAAAGCGAGCGAGAACCGCGAAAACGTGAATAGCGCGGGATCGAAGATCCCGCGAACCGTGCGAACGGGCACTTCGTGCCCGTGAGCGGACGGGGAACGGAGTGACCCGTGAACGACGCCGTTCACCGAGCGCGGCTTCGCCGCGCTCGGGCCGACGAGCGACCAAGGCGCGGCGCGAAGCGCCGCGGGATGGCGAACGGCGCTAGCCGTGAGCCCGGGAGCGAGGAGTGCTTTTATACTAAATTTTGCCGAGGGCCGCCTTCGGCGGCCCGCAGAGCAAAATTTAGTTTAGCTCGCGGGTCACTCCGTTCCCCGCTCGCTTTCAGCGATTCTCGATCACTGCGTTCGCTCCGAATCGCTCCTACATCATGCCGCCCATGCCGCCGCCCATGCCGCCCATTCCGCCGGGGGCACCACCGGGGCCGCCTTCCTCGTCGCCGCCCTTGTCGGTCGACAGGTCGCCGGCGGAGATGATGTCGTCGATCTTGAGGACGAGGTTCGCGGCCTCGGCGGCGGAGGTAACCGCCTGCTCCTTGGCGTGGGCCGGTTCGACGACGCCGGACTCGAAGGTGTCCTCGACGTCGCCCGAGAAGACGTTCAGGCCGGCCGTGATCTGGCCGTCGTCGTGAGCCGCGCGAAGGTCGACGAGCGTGTCGATGGAGTCCAGACCCGCGTTCCCGGCGAGGACGCGCGGGACGAGCTCGAGCGAGTCGGCGAAGGCCTCGACGGCCAGCTGCTCGCGGCCGGAGACGGAGTCAGCGTAGTCGCGGAGGCGGCTGGCGAGTTCGACCTCGATGGCGCCGCCGCCGGCGAGGACGCGGCCGTCGGAGACGGTCTGGGCGACGACGTCGAGCGCGTCGTTGACGCCGCGCTCGAGTTCGTCGACCACGTGGTCGGTCGAGCCGCGCAGCAGGAGGGTGACGCCGTGGGCGTCGTCGCCCTCGACGTAGAACAGTTCGTCCTCCTCGTCGCGGGTGACGTCACCGAAGCCGAGGTCGTCGGCGGTCGCGCTCTCGAGGTCGGAGACGACGTTCGCGCCGACGACTTCCGAGAGGAATTCCAGATCGCTCTTCTTCGCGCGGCGGACGGCGAGGATGCCCTCCTTGGCGAGGTAGTGCTGGGCGAGGTCGTCGATGCCCTTCTGGCAGAAGACGACGTCGGCGCCGGTGTCGACGATGTGCTGGACCTTGTCCTTGAGCTGTTTCTCCTCGCGGTCGAGGAACTTCTGGAGCTGGTCGGGGTCCGTGACGGAGACTTCGGTGTCGACGTCGGTCTCCTCGACTTCGATGGCCTCGTTGAGCAGCAGGATGTCGGCGTCGGTGGCCGACGTGGGCATGTTGTCGTGGACGGGGTCCTTGTCCACGATGCCGCCCTCGAGCAGGTCGGACTCGCCGGCCGAGCGGCCGGTCTGGGTCTCGATGTTGAGGAACTCGAGGTCGACGACGTTGTCGCCGTCCTCGCTCTCGACGGTGACCTGCCGGATGGCCTCGACGATGAGCGCCGAGAGGTGCTCCTTGTTGACCTCGGTACCCTTGCCGGTCATCGAGGTCTCGGCGACCGAGCGCAGGAGGTCCTCGTCCTCGGTGTCGACGTCCTGGGCGATGTCGTCGATCTCCTCGCGAGCCTGCTCGCTCGCCATGTGGAAGCCCTTGATGATCGCCGTCGGGTGGATGTCCTGCTCGAGGAGGTCCTCGGCGTTCTTGAGGAGTTCGCCCGCGATGGCGACGGCCGTCGTGGTACCGTCACCGGCCTCGTCCTCCTGGGTTTCGGCGACCTCGATGATCATCTCGGCCGTCGGGTTGTCGATGTCCATCTCCTGAAGGATGGTGACGCCGTCGTTGGTGATCGTTACCGATCCCATGGAGTCGACGAGCATCTTGTCCATCCCTTTCGGGCCGAGCGTGGACCGAACGGCTTCAGCGACCGCACGGGCGGCGCTGATGTTGTAATCCTGCGCGTCCTTGTCCTTGACGCGCTGGGAGTCCTCGCTCATCACGATCATCGGCTGTCCCTGCTGCATTCGCTGGCTCATAGTCAACTGAGTCATTGATTGTGATTCTATATAAATACTTCGCTATTCAACTCTCGTGATGATCGGCTGCGAACGCACAAAGTATCTCAAAACCGCCGTAGTGCGCGGTGTTCGGCGCACAACATCGAGGTGTGTTACCACTTCTAAAGGCGGCGCAGAAGGTGGGGATATCCGCCATATTTAAGTCATTTCGATTTGCACGACGGGGGAAGTCCGCCTCGAGACGATCGTCAGCGAGCCGAAATGCGGGTCGTTTCGAGCCCGAACCGGCACACTCGTGGCCGAAGACAACAGGATTAACCCGGCGTCCGTGAATCGTCTCGTATGACGGACTCGAACGGACGCGCTCTCGTGACGGGCGGTGCCGGCTTCATCGGTTCGCACCTCACGGAACGCCTGCTCGCGGACGGTATCGACGTAACGGTCGTCGACGACTGCTCGAACGGCGATCCCGACCGCGTTCCCGACCGCGCGACGTTCGTCGAGGCGGACCTGACGAACCCCGACGCACTCGAGGGGCTCCTCGACGGTATCGACCGCGTCTTCCACCTCGCGGCGTCGAAACACGTCGATACGGACCGTCCCCACGGTCAGTTCGACGACAACACGCGGATGACCCGGAACATCCTCGAGGCGATGGCCGACGCGGACGTGACCGAGATTCTGTACACCTCGACCTCGACGGTCTACGGCGAGGCCCCGCGGCCGACGCCGGAGGACTACGCGCCCCTCGAGCCGATCAGCGCCTACGGGGCGAGCAAACTGGCCGACGAGGGACTGCTCTCCGCGCGGGCGCACAGCCACGACCTGACGGTCTGGAACGTCCGGTTCGCGAACGTCGTCGGGCCGCGCCTGCGCGGGGCCGTCATTCCCGATTTCATCGAGAAACTGCGAGACGACCCCGAGACGCTCACGATCCTCGGCGACGGCCGACAGGAGAAGTCCTACCTCCACATCGAGGACTGCCTCGACGCGATGCTCCACGTCGTCGAGCACGCCGACGACGCGATGAACACCTACAACCTCGGGACGCGAACGACGACCTCGGTCGATCGGATCGCCGCGATCGTCGCCGACGAACTGGAACTCGATCCAGACTTCGAGTACACCGGCGGCGAACGGGGCTGGACCGGCGACGTCCCGAAGATGCGCCTCTCCATCGAGAAGCTCTCGGCGCTGGGGTGGGAGCCGACGCTCTCGAGCGACGAAGCCGTTCGACGAGCGACCCGCGAGATCATCGCGGAGATGGATTGACCGTCGGACTGGGTGTGATCGGCTAACAGCGAAGGAATCGGACTCGAGAGCCGCCGTCGACCCCGCGCGACCGAGTTTTAGGTGGGCTTAAATATCTGGGTGCGGGAGAGACGTCCATGAACGGCGGCGGCGAAGAAACGGCTCGCGAAGGCGACGACGAATCAGCGTCGCCGAACGCCGACGAGGAATCCGGGGACCGCGGAGTCGTCGACGTCCTGACCCGCCGTCGAGTGACGATCGCCGGAACGGTGCTCGTCGTCCTGGGGCTGCTCGTCGCCGTCCGCGAGATCGACCTCCGGACCGTCGCCGCGGAGGTCTCGAGCGCCGACCCGCGGCTGCTCGCGGCCGCGGTCGCCGTCTACGCGCTCTCGTGGCCGCTCCGCGGGCGCCGGTACGCGGACGTGCTGGCGGCGATGGGTCACCGCTGCGGAACTGGCGTTCTCACGCTGGCGGTCTTCCTCAGCCAGACGGCCAACCTCGCGATTCCCGCGCGGGCGGGCGATACGGTGCGTGCGTACGTCGTCAATACGCAGCGGGACGTCCCCTACACCGCGGGGTTCGCGTCGCTGGCGGTCGAACGCGTCTTCGATCTGGCCGCGATCGCCGCGCTCGCCGGACTCGCGACCGCGTGGCTCGCGCTGGGCGGGCGGGCCGGCCCGCTCGAGATCGTCGCGGAAGCCGGCGGCGCGCGGACGGCCCTGCTGGCCGCGGCGGCGGTGAGCGCGGCGACGGTCGTCGTCGTTACGTCTGCCCGGGTAGACTACGGGCAGGGGCTGGCCGCGCGGCTCCGCACACGCGTTCGAGGCCGGTCGCGGATCGAAGGACCGCTCGAGACCGCGCTCCGGTTCGCGACCGACGTGCAGGTCGTCGCGCGACAGCCGCGGGCGCTGGCGGCGATCGGCGCGACGAGCCTGATCGTGTGGTCGCTGGACGTCCTCACCGCGGTGCTCGTCCTCGCGGCGCTGGGCAGCGGCCTCTCGACCGGAACGCTGCTGGCGGTCGGGACGCTGGCGGTCAGCGTGGGGAATCTCGCGAAGGTGCTCCCGCTCTCGCAGGGCGGCGTCGGGCTCTACGAGGCCGCGTTCACGGCGCTCGTGGTCGGGCTGACCCCCGTCGGTGCCAGCACGGCGCTGGCGGCCGCCATCGTCGACCACGCGCTGAAAAACGGCGTGACGCTGGTCGGCGGCGCCGGCGCGGTCGCCGGGCTTGGCATTTCCCTGTCGAAGGCGTCGACCGAACCCGACTCGAAGACGCGAGAAACCGGCAGTTTTTTAGGTGAGCCTAAAAGATAGCGGGGCAATGAGTCAGGATATCTGCGTGATCGTCCCGACGATCCGGGAGTACGAGTGTCTGCGCTCGTACTTCGGGAACGCCCGCGCCCACGGCTTCGACCTCTCGAGGCTCCACGTCGTGCTCGTCACCGAGGACTTCTGCGAGACCGACGCCATGGAACGGCTGCTCGAGGAGGAGGGCGTCTCCGGCGAGGTGTTCGACGGCAGCCGCCGCGAGGAGTGGTACGAGGCCTACGGCGTCGCCGACTACGACCACGTCGTGCCGGCGGCGAGCCACGCCGAGACGAGTTTCGGCCTGCTCTACATGTGGGCCCACGACGAGTTCGACTACGGCTTCTTCATCGACGACGACACCCTTCCCCACGAGGATCAGGACTTCTTCGGTACCCACATGGAGAACCTCGCGTTCGAGGGCGAAATCGAGGCGGTCTCCTCGGACGAGCAGTGGGTCAACGTGCTCTACCAGAACGCCGACGAACACGGACTCTACCCGCGCGGATATCCGTACTCCGCGATGGGAGAGACCGTCGAGACCGGGACGACCGAAATCGGCGCCGGCGAGGTCGTCGCCTCGCAGGGCCTCTGGACGAACGTGCCCGACCTCGACGCCGTCCGCATCCTCATGGACGGCGACCTCGAGGGCCAGGCCCAGACCCGAACGAGCAGCGACGACTTCGGCGACGACTTCGTCGCCGAGCGGGGCAACTACCTCACCGTCTGCTCGATGAACCTCGCCTTCCGTCGCGAGGTGATCCCCGCGTTCTACCAGCTCCCGATGGACGACAACGAGTGGGACGTCGGCCGCTTCGACGACATCTGGTCGGGCGTCTTCCTCAAGCGCGCCTGCGACGTTCTGGGCAAGCGCATCTACAACGGCGCGCCGCTCTGCGAGCACAACAAGGCCCCGCGCAGCACCTTCGACGACCTGAACAACGAGGTACCGGGGCTCGAGTTGAACGAACACCTCTGGCGGATGATCGACGACGTTGGAGAGGACGCCGACTCCTACGCCGCGGTCTTCGAGGCGATGGGCCGCGAACTCGCCGACGGCGACTGGGAGACGTACAACAACGGCGCCTTCTTCAACTACGTCGGCGAGCACATGCTCGACTGGCTCGAGTGTCTGTCCGAACTCCGACCGGCGCCGGGGCTCGAGACCGAACGTGATCGCGTCGTCGCCGACAGCTGACGACCGTCCGCGGCCCGCTCGGTTTCGGGCGAGGAATCGTCAGCTATAAGTTTTTAGGTTGGCCTAAACCGAGTATGAACGAAGGAAGTGAGGAACGTGGGGTTTCACGCAGGAACGCGCTGCGAGTCGGCGCCGGACTGGGTGTCACCTCGCTCGCGGGGTGTCTGGGCCTGTTCGGGGACGATCAGAACGTCGAGATTCCGGCGCTCTCGGAGTTCCGGGGGTCCGGTTCGCTGGTCGAGGGTCGCCCCGCGCCGGGCGGGACGTCCATCGAGGACCTCCCCGACCTCTCCGGGGACCTCGCGCTCTACATCGGCGGCGGCGAGGGCGGCATCTACTACGAATTCGTGGAGATGCTCCAGAACATCTACTCCGACTTCGAGGTCCATACCACCGACAACGCTTCGTCGTCGCTGGCCGAGACCATCGTCGAGGAGGTCGACGCCGGCGCGTCCCGGGCCGACGTCTTCTGGTCGATCGACGCCAGTTCGCTGGGGTTCGTCGCGGCAAACGACGCCTACGAACCGCTATCGGACGAGGTGGTCGACATGGTTGCAAACGGGCAGTTCGTCGGCGACGACAAGGCATGGGCCGGCGTCGCCGGACGGGCCCGCGCCGTGCCGTACAACACCGACGAACTGAGCGAGTCGGACATCCCGAACACCGTACAGGACTTCCCGTCGACCGACGCCCTTCAGGGGACGGTGGGCTGGGCGCCGACCTACGGCGCGTTCAAGTCGTTCGTCACCGCCATGCGGCTGATCAACGGCGAGGACGCGACCCGCGAGTGGCTGGTCGCCATGCGGGAGGCCGGCACCGAGCGACACGGTAACGAGTACGCCGTCTCGCAGTCGGTCGCCGAGGGGTCGCTGGCCGCCGGGTTCGCCAACCACTACTACGCGATGCGCGTCAAGAACCAGCAACCCGACGCCCCGATCGACCTCGCGTTCACCGAAGGCGACGCGGGCGCGTTGATCAACGTCGCCGGCGCGCTGAAGATCCAGGGAACGCAGCGGGGCGACCTGGTCGACGACTTCGTCCGCCACCTGCTGTCCGCGGAGGCCCAGGAGTACTTCGCGACGGTCAGTTTCGCCTACCCGATGATCGGCGGCGTCGAGCCGGTCGGCGGACTCCCCTCGATCGACGAACTGAGTCCGCCGGATATCGACCTCGCTGAGCTGGCGGACATCGAACCGACCCTCGATCTGATGGACGAGGCCGGCGTCTCGGGATGAGCGCACGCGAGCGCATCGCGAGTGCGGTCGGTCGAAGGGGCGACGGAGACGGCGCCGTCGACGTCGGCCTCACCCTGCTCGCCGCGGCCATCGCCGCTGCGCTCGTCCTTCCGCTGACTTGGCTGTTCGTGGACGCCGCCGCGCTCGGCGACCGGGCGTTCGAACTCGCCGTCGCACCCCGAACCCTCGAGGTGCTGGTCAGAAGCGTCGCCCTCGTCGCCGTCGTCACCGGCGCGAGCGTCCTCCTCGGCGTCCCGCTCGCGCTGTTGACGGTCCAGGGCGATATCCCGTTTCCCCGATTCTGGACGATACTCGCCGCCCTGCCGCTCGCGGTTCCGAGCTACCTCGGGGCGTTCGCCTTCGTTTCGGCGTTCGGGCCGCAGGGCGAACTCGCCGACCTCCTGGCGCCGCTGGGAATCGAGTCGATCCCGTCGATCTACGGCTTCGCCGGCGCCGCGTTCGTGCTGACGCTGTACACCTACCCGTACGTGTTTCTGACGACGCGCGCGTCGCTGCTCTCCTTCGACGGGTCGCTCGTCGAAGCGGCGCGGACGCTCAACGCCGGCCGCTGGGAGGCGTTTCGTCGGGTCACGCTACCCCAGATCCTGCCGGGAATAACCGCCGGCGCGTTACTCGTCGCGCTGTACGCGCTCGCCGACTTCGGCACGCCGAACATCATGCGGGTCGAGGTGTTCACGCAGGCCATCTACGCCCGGTTCCACGCCCACGCCCGCGACTACGCCGCGTTGCTGTCGCTGCAGTTGCTGACCGTGACGGCGGTCATCCTCGCGCTCGAGTCGCGCATCGGCGTCGACGAGTCGGGCGCCTACGAGAGCAGCGGCCACCGCGGAACCGCCGAACTCGACCTCGGCGCCTGGCGGTACCCGGCCCTGTTGCTGCCGGCCGCGATCGGCCTGCTGGCGATCGTCCTGCCGATCGCCATCTTCGGGATGTGGCTGTCGACGGGCGGCCCCGGCTACCAGGTCGGTCGGCTCTCGTTCGACTGGGAGTACGGCTTCAACTCGGCCTACGTCGCGGTGCTGGCCGCCGCCGTCTCCATCCTCGTGGCGCTGCCGATCGCGATCAGTGCGGCGACCTCCGACTCGCGGCTGGCGGCGCTGGCCGACCGCGCGCCCTACGTCGGGTACGCGACGCCGGGGATCGTACTGGCGATCGCGTTGCTCAGTTTCAGCCTCGACGTGCTGCCGTCGGTCTACAAGACGGTGCCGCTGCTGGTGTTCGCCTACGTCGTCCGGTTCATGCCCCAGGCGATCGGGTCGATCCGGACCTCGACGCTGCAGGTCGACCGGCAACTCGTCGAGGCGGCCCGGACGCTGGGCCGGTCGCGATTGAACGCCTTCCGGACGGTGACGCTCCCGCTGATCCTGCCGGGGGTGGCGGCCGGCGCCGCGCTGGTCTTCCTCACGACGATGAAGGAGTTGCCCGCGACGCTGATGTTGCGCCCGCTTGGGTTCGACACGCTGGTGACGTACATCTGGCGCGTCGAAGAGGCCGGCCTCTACGGGCAGGCGGCGGTCCCGGCGCTGGTCCTGATCGGTATCTCCGGCCTCTCGATGGCCGTCATGCTCGCCCAGGAGGGGCGGTGACGATCGACCGATGAAACGCCGAACGTGGCGGTCGGCGGTCGTCGTCGTCGCCCTCGTCGGCGCCGTCATCGTCTGGCTACTCTCGACGCGAACGTTTCCCTACCACTCGATCAACCACGACGAGGGCGTCTACCTCCAGCAGGCGGCGATGCTTCTCGAGGGCCAGCTCTTCGTCCGGCCGCCCGTCGAGGAGTCCCTCCGCCCCTGGTTCTTCGTCGAGGACGGCGGACGACTCTACCCGAAGTACGCGCCCGTCCCCGCGGTGATCTTCGCGCTCGGCGAACTGGTGGGGAGCTACCGGCTCGCCCTCCCCGGAATCGCCGCCGCCATCCTCGCGCTCGTCGCCCTCGTGGTCCGCGAGGTGTTCGACCGCCGAACCGGCGTCGCGGCCGCCGTGGCCGTGCTGTGTTCGCCGCTGTTCCTGATCGACGCGTCCCTCTTCCTGCCGTACGCGCCGACGGCGATGTTGAACCTGGCCTTCGCCTACTGCTACCTCCGGGCCGACCGGACGGACGACCGACGCTGGGCCGGCGCGGCCGGCGCGGCGATCGGGCTGGCCTTCTTCGCGCGGCCCTACACCGCCGTCCTGTTCGCCGCGCCGTTCCTCGCCCACGCCTGCTGGACCCTCTATCGGGACCCGCGAGCGGCGCTCCCCCGACAGAGCGCGACGGCGGCGTTCGGGCTGGCCGGCGTCGGTTTGGCGCTAACCTACAACACCGTCGTGACCGGGTCGCCGCTGCTGTTTCCCTACGAGGCGTTCGCCCCGCGGGACGGTCTCGGATTCGGCCACCGGCGGATGCTCCATCACGAGATCGAGTACACCGTCGGGCTGGCCCTGCGGGCGAACGCGCTGGTGATGCGAACGTTCGTCGCCGAGTGGATCGCGGGCGGGATCCTCGGCGCGGCGGTGGCCGTGGGCGGGTTCGGCGTCGCCGTCCGGCGCGGGCTCTCGCCCCGCGAGGCCATCCTCGCCGGACAGGCGGTCTCTATCGCCGTCGGCAACGTCTACTTCTGGGGGAACTTCAACGTCCTCGGCGACCTCGAGCGCGCCGGTGACGGGCTGATCGCCGTCCACGGTCCGTACTACCACTTCGATCTCCTGTTGCCGTTCGCGGCGTTCGCCGCCGTCGGCGCGCTGGCAGCGGTCGCCGCCGTCCGGCGGGCGGCCGACCGGAATTTGCGGCCCCAAACCGCCCGCGTGGCGTTCGTCGCGGTGGTGCTCGCGAGCGCGCTCGCGCTGGGTGGCGTGACGGCGGCGAATTTCGACGAGAAGATCGATCGAAACGCCGCGGCGACGGACACCTACGAGCGCGTCTACGCCCCGCTCGAGGAGGGGACGTCCGACCCCTCGGTCGTGTTCCTCCCGACGACGTACGGCGACTGGCTCGCCCACCCGTTCCAGCCGCTTCGCAACGAGCCGGGCTTCGACGGGCAGCGGGTGTACGCCCTCGACGAGCGGCCGTTCGCCGTCGCGGACGCGTATCCCGACCGGTCGCTGTACCGCTTCGCCTACCGCGGCCAGTGGGATCCCACCGCCGACTCGCCCCGAGCGGCCCGGCTCCAGCGGGTCGACCACGTCGCGGGGTCCGCGGTCGAGTTGAACGCGACCCTCGGCGTCCCGCCCGCGGCGGAGAGCCTCTCCGCCACCGTCACGGCGAACGGGACCAGCGCCACCTACGTCGCCGAGAACGTCTCCGAGCGGACGCGGGTTCGACTCACCGTCACCGACGGCGCCGTGCGCCTGCGCGGGGCGAACTGGGACGCCGACGAACCGCTCTCCGTCGACGACCGGGAGGACGTCACCCTGACGGTGTTCGTCGACCGCGGACCGGGGG
It encodes the following:
- a CDS encoding ABC transporter ATP-binding protein translates to MSTHEEETPFDAYREDVERPLSRLFREYGPDRLGWFTAGMVANFVARMASLVPPLLLGVAIDAIFANDGSFELPLVPDAWLPTAQMAQFWFTIGAVAVSFLVVAVFTWIYGVTANLFAHGVMHAVRVDCFEKMQRLDMTFFDDKETGEVMAVLNNDTQNLEMFLDNALMNSARLLVMVGGIAAVLFYLNWQLAIVTLVAVPAMVAFTIWFMRAVEPRYARQRSAVGALNTRLENSISGVTLTKTTDSEAHEIDRVRGASRRLYEDTMAVLRLSYFYRPGMELLAGLAFAGTFLVGGYWLATGTAPGPLTGTLSVGDFVVFLFLTQRIVDPLAEVSNIVDQYENAKASSERVFGLMDVPVHVADPDDPVALESVEGRVAYENVTFSYDASEAHVGEETAFDEAVIRDVSFAAEPGETVAFVGPTGAGKSTLVKLLLRLYDVQSGSIRIDDHDVRELSLADLRSSVGYVSQETVLFDGTVADNIRYGRFDADEEAVREAAKAAQAHAFVTDLSEGYETRVGENGVKLSGGQRQRIALARAVLADPEILVLDEATSAVDTWTELQIQRSIDRLTADRTTLAIAHRLSTVTDADTILVVEDGEIVERGSHEELLDADGQYATLWAAQAGDRETAAEALLEGDD
- the thsB gene encoding thermosome subunit beta, with amino-acid sequence MSQRMQQGQPMIVMSEDSQRVKDKDAQDYNISAARAVAEAVRSTLGPKGMDKMLVDSMGSVTITNDGVTILQEMDIDNPTAEMIIEVAETQEDEAGDGTTTAVAIAGELLKNAEDLLEQDIHPTAIIKGFHMASEQAREEIDDIAQDVDTEDEDLLRSVAETSMTGKGTEVNKEHLSALIVEAIRQVTVESEDGDNVVDLEFLNIETQTGRSAGESDLLEGGIVDKDPVHDNMPTSATDADILLLNEAIEVEETDVDTEVSVTDPDQLQKFLDREEKQLKDKVQHIVDTGADVVFCQKGIDDLAQHYLAKEGILAVRRAKKSDLEFLSEVVGANVVSDLESATADDLGFGDVTRDEEDELFYVEGDDAHGVTLLLRGSTDHVVDELERGVNDALDVVAQTVSDGRVLAGGGAIEVELASRLRDYADSVSGREQLAVEAFADSLELVPRVLAGNAGLDSIDTLVDLRAAHDDGQITAGLNVFSGDVEDTFESGVVEPAHAKEQAVTSAAEAANLVLKIDDIISAGDLSTDKGGDEEGGPGGAPGGMGGMGGGMGGMM
- a CDS encoding NAD-dependent epimerase/dehydratase family protein, coding for MTDSNGRALVTGGAGFIGSHLTERLLADGIDVTVVDDCSNGDPDRVPDRATFVEADLTNPDALEGLLDGIDRVFHLAASKHVDTDRPHGQFDDNTRMTRNILEAMADADVTEILYTSTSTVYGEAPRPTPEDYAPLEPISAYGASKLADEGLLSARAHSHDLTVWNVRFANVVGPRLRGAVIPDFIEKLRDDPETLTILGDGRQEKSYLHIEDCLDAMLHVVEHADDAMNTYNLGTRTTTSVDRIAAIVADELELDPDFEYTGGERGWTGDVPKMRLSIEKLSALGWEPTLSSDEAVRRATREIIAEMD
- a CDS encoding lysylphosphatidylglycerol synthase transmembrane domain-containing protein, which translates into the protein MNGGGEETAREGDDESASPNADEESGDRGVVDVLTRRRVTIAGTVLVVLGLLVAVREIDLRTVAAEVSSADPRLLAAAVAVYALSWPLRGRRYADVLAAMGHRCGTGVLTLAVFLSQTANLAIPARAGDTVRAYVVNTQRDVPYTAGFASLAVERVFDLAAIAALAGLATAWLALGGRAGPLEIVAEAGGARTALLAAAAVSAATVVVVTSARVDYGQGLAARLRTRVRGRSRIEGPLETALRFATDVQVVARQPRALAAIGATSLIVWSLDVLTAVLVLAALGSGLSTGTLLAVGTLAVSVGNLAKVLPLSQGGVGLYEAAFTALVVGLTPVGASTALAAAIVDHALKNGVTLVGGAGAVAGLGISLSKASTEPDSKTRETGSFLGEPKR
- a CDS encoding alpha-1 4-glucan-protein synthase is translated as MSQDICVIVPTIREYECLRSYFGNARAHGFDLSRLHVVLVTEDFCETDAMERLLEEEGVSGEVFDGSRREEWYEAYGVADYDHVVPAASHAETSFGLLYMWAHDEFDYGFFIDDDTLPHEDQDFFGTHMENLAFEGEIEAVSSDEQWVNVLYQNADEHGLYPRGYPYSAMGETVETGTTEIGAGEVVASQGLWTNVPDLDAVRILMDGDLEGQAQTRTSSDDFGDDFVAERGNYLTVCSMNLAFRREVIPAFYQLPMDDNEWDVGRFDDIWSGVFLKRACDVLGKRIYNGAPLCEHNKAPRSTFDDLNNEVPGLELNEHLWRMIDDVGEDADSYAAVFEAMGRELADGDWETYNNGAFFNYVGEHMLDWLECLSELRPAPGLETERDRVVADS
- a CDS encoding extracellular solute-binding protein, which produces MNEGSEERGVSRRNALRVGAGLGVTSLAGCLGLFGDDQNVEIPALSEFRGSGSLVEGRPAPGGTSIEDLPDLSGDLALYIGGGEGGIYYEFVEMLQNIYSDFEVHTTDNASSSLAETIVEEVDAGASRADVFWSIDASSLGFVAANDAYEPLSDEVVDMVANGQFVGDDKAWAGVAGRARAVPYNTDELSESDIPNTVQDFPSTDALQGTVGWAPTYGAFKSFVTAMRLINGEDATREWLVAMREAGTERHGNEYAVSQSVAEGSLAAGFANHYYAMRVKNQQPDAPIDLAFTEGDAGALINVAGALKIQGTQRGDLVDDFVRHLLSAEAQEYFATVSFAYPMIGGVEPVGGLPSIDELSPPDIDLAELADIEPTLDLMDEAGVSG